GCAGGTCGACGAACAGGTTCACGTTGTCCACACCGTCAAGCGCCTTCATCTCGTCGACGGCGTCCTTCTCCAGCGACCCCTCCCCATCTCCGGGGCGGACCACCGCGTCGACGTCGTCAAGCACCGTGTTCACCGCCGAGTCGAACGTGGACGAGAGCATGTTGGTAAACATCAGCGCACCAGACAGGAAAGCCGTGCCCAGCACCACCGCCAGCACCGTCAGCGCGAGCCGCAGTTTGTGCGCCGCGATATTGCGCAGCGACACCTTATTCATCGTGGAGTTCACTTAGCCCTCCATACTGGACATGACGTTGAGGATCGCGTCCATATCGGGATCGCGCAGCTCGTCGACAATCGCACCATCGCGCAAGAAAATCACCCGGTCCGCGTACGAAGCCGCCCGCGCGTCATGCGTGACGATCACCACCGTCTGGTCGTCCTGATCCACCGCCGTGCGCAGAATATCCAGCACCTCACGCGACGAGTTCGAATCCAGATTGCCTGTCGGCTCATCGCCAAAAATAATCTCCGGCCGCGACACCAGCGCCCTCGCGCACGCCACGCGCTGCTGCTGCCCGCCCGACAGCTCCGCCGGCCGGTGGTCCAGCCGCTGCGCCAGCCCCAACCGCGTGGTCACTTCCTCGAACCACTGCCGATCGACCTTCCCACCCGCAATCCTGGTCGGCAGCTCAATATTTTCCGCCGCAGTCAAGGTGGGCACCAGGTTAAACGACTGAAAGATGAACCCCAGCCTGTCCCGCCTCAGCGACGTCAGCGCCTTATCGCTTAACGACGACAACCCCGTTTCCCCAACAAACGCCTCCCCACTCGTCGCCGTATCCAGCCCCGCCATCACGTGCATGAGCGTCGACTTGCCGGAGCCCGACGGGCCCATAATGGCCGTGAACTCCCCCTGGTGGAACTCGACATTGACCCCGTCGAGCGCAACCACCTCCGTATCGGCTCGGCCGTAGGACTTCCGCAGGTCCACTGCCCTCGCCGCTACCGGCCGCTCTGTGCTTTGCAGGTTGCTTTGTGCTCGTTCGCTCACGTCGCCATCTCTTTCGCTTCAGTACCTGACGCGACTATACGGGCCTTCTGCTCGCCGCTTGCGGACACGTGGGTGTGCCCGGGTTGTCCATGGGGTTCCCTTGCGCGGGGTCCTCTTGCGCGGGTCAGTTGTCCGCCGGCTAAGGGCTCCGCCGTTGCGGACAAGTGGGGATCCACCAACTAATTCGACGGTGCTGGCTTGTGGCCTCACGATAACGTCCCGGTTTGCCCTAGCGGGCACTCCGCCGTTGCGGACTAGTGGGTATCTACCAACGATTCCACCATTGTGGACAACTTGGTCAGCACCAACGATCGCACGGTCCCCACGATTGTGCGGATAGTATCTCCGCATTGCGGACAAGTGGGTGAGCACCAAGCATTCCGCCGTTGCGGACAACTTGGCCAGCACCAACTTTTGCGCGGTTGCGGACAATTTGGTGCACACCAACGATCTTAACTACCGCCGTGGCGGCACTCCGCCGTTGCGGACAATCGGGTGCACACCAACGAAGACGGGGAATGTTCGGCTCGCTGCGAAACCGCCCACTGGCTCATCGCCTGACCGACCGCATCCTCAACTGCTTTATACCACCACCGCATTGCGGACAAGTGGGTGTGGCGTGCGGGTGCGGGCATAGCAAAAGCACCCGTCGATGAAACCCTTGGTGGGGGTTTCGTCGACGGGTGCCTGTTTTGGTGTTTGAAGTTGTTGGGTCGGCGGTAACCTACTCTCCCACTCCCTCCCGGGGGCAGTACCATCGGCGCGGGCGGGCTTAGCTTCCGGGTTCGGAATGGGACCGGGCGTTTCCCCGCCGCTATCAACCACCGACACATCCTTGGGGTTTTTGTGTGTCGGGTCGTCCAGCGTGTGGTGACCAGTATTCAAATTATGTGTTGTCCGTGACATGGTGGTGTGTTGTGTCAGGACTGCATAGTGGACGCGAACAGTTCGTTTTTGTTTTGTTGTGTTGTTTGCACCTTTTGTGTGCGCAAACAGGTGGTTGGTTTGTTCGGTGTATTAGTACCGGTCGCCTCCACACATTGCTGTGCTTCCAGGTCCGGCCTATCAACCCAGTCGTCTCCTGGGAACCTCAAATGAAACCTCATCTTAAAACAGGCTTCCCGCTTAGATGCTTTCAGCGGTTATCCCTCCCGTACGTAGCCAACCAGCAATGCTCCTGGCGGAACAACTGGCACACCAGAGGTACGTCCGTCCCGGTCCTCTCGTACTAGGGACAGCCTTCTTCAAGTTTCAACGCGCGCGGCGGATAGAGACCGAACTGTCTCACGACGTTCTGAACCCAGCTCGCGTGCCGCTTTAATGGGCGAACAGCCCAACCCTTGGGACCTACTCCAGCCCCAGGATGCGACGAGCCGACATCGAGGTGCCAAACCATCCCGTCGATATGGACTCTTGGGGAAGATCAGCCTGTTATCCCCGGGGTACCTTTTATCCGTTGAGCGACACCACATCCACAAGTAGGTGCCGGATCACTAGTCCCGACTTTCGTCCCTGCTCGACTTGTAGGTCTCGCAGTCAAGCTCCCTTGTGCACTTACACTCTAAACACCTGATTGCCAACCAGGCTGAGGGAACCTTTGGGCGCCTCCGTTACATTTTGGGAGGCAACCGCCCCAGTTAAACTACCCACCAGGCACTGTCCCCAACCCAGATCATGGGCCAAGGTTAGATATCCACTACGGTCAGAGTGGTATTTCAACAACGACTCCACCACCACTAGCGTGACGGCTTCAACATCTCCCACCTATCCTACACAAACCGCACCGAATGCCAATACCAAGCTATAGTGAAGGTCCCGGGGTCTTTTCGTCCTGCCGCGCGAAACGAGCATCTTTACTCGTACTGCAATTTCACCGGGTCTGTGGTTGAGACAGCAGG
Above is a genomic segment from Corynebacterium lujinxingii containing:
- a CDS encoding ABC transporter ATP-binding protein codes for the protein MSERAQSNLQSTERPVAARAVDLRKSYGRADTEVVALDGVNVEFHQGEFTAIMGPSGSGKSTLMHVMAGLDTATSGEAFVGETGLSSLSDKALTSLRRDRLGFIFQSFNLVPTLTAAENIELPTRIAGGKVDRQWFEEVTTRLGLAQRLDHRPAELSGGQQQRVACARALVSRPEIIFGDEPTGNLDSNSSREVLDILRTAVDQDDQTVVIVTHDARAASYADRVIFLRDGAIVDELRDPDMDAILNVMSSMEG